In Nitratireductor mangrovi, the genomic window TGGACGACCGGCCGCCAGGGAACACCGGTGGTCTGGCTGAGAATTGGGTAGGCGGGTCCGAATCTGGCTCAACCATCCCGAGTCAGCCGACAAAGTGGTCGTCGGCTGGGGCTAAGCCAGGACCTCTTGCAACAGCAGACGAGCACCCGGCCCAACCCGGTCGTCGCCGAGGCGTAGCCTCACCTGCCGTGTTCCTGAGAATATCGGAGAAAGAATTGACCGACGTACCGGACGCCGCCTGGCAATGGGCGGCGAAGGGCATCGGCGCGGTGGCCGGCTCGGCCGTCTCGCTGGCCTACATCCTGCCGCGCGACCGCCGCGAGGCGGCGATCCGCTTTGCCGTCGGCATCGTCTGCGGACTGGCCTTCGGCGGCGTCGCCGGGCTCAAGATCGCCGACGAGCTCGGGCTGGCGGCGAAGCTGGGCACGGCGGAGACGATGCTCGCCGGCTCGGCCGCGGCGAGCCTTTGCGCCTGGTGGGCGCTCGGGCTCCTGATGCGGTTCTTCCGGCGCGACGTGAGCCCGGAGGGCAATGGCCATGGCGGCTGAAGCGACAATGCCCGCTATTGCCGCGCGCTGGGTGCGGCCCGGCTTCGGCTTCGAGACGGAGGGCGGGCGCTTCCGCGGCTATGCGAGCCTGTTCGGCGTCGTCGACCAGGGGCGCGACATGGTGGAGCCCGGAGCATTTGCGGCGTCGCTCGCCCGCAAGGGCGCCGGCGCCATCCGCATGCTGTTCCAGCATGATCCCGGCCAGCCGATCGGGCGCTGGCTGGAGGTCACGGAGGACCCCCGCGGCCTGCGCGTCGAGGGCGTGCTGTCGCCCGGCGTGGCGCGCTCGCGCGAGGTGCTGGAACTGATGCGCGCCGGCGCCGTCGACGGGCTGTCGATCGGTTTTCGCACGGTAAGGGCGGCACGGACGGCGCGCGGCGGCGTGCGCCGCATCCTCGAGGCCGATCTCTGGGAGGTGTCGGTGGTGAC contains:
- a CDS encoding DUF6107 family protein, which produces MTDVPDAAWQWAAKGIGAVAGSAVSLAYILPRDRREAAIRFAVGIVCGLAFGGVAGLKIADELGLAAKLGTAETMLAGSAAASLCAWWALGLLMRFFRRDVSPEGNGHGG
- a CDS encoding HK97 family phage prohead protease, whose product is MPAIAARWVRPGFGFETEGGRFRGYASLFGVVDQGRDMVEPGAFAASLARKGAGAIRMLFQHDPGQPIGRWLEVTEDPRGLRVEGVLSPGVARSREVLELMRAGAVDGLSIGFRTVRAARTARGGVRRILEADLWEVSVVTFPMLPGARVEEIKLAGRGQGPSGGEPPGQAPQELIRTIRTATQMMQGKDCRP